DNA from Quercus lobata isolate SW786 chromosome 1, ValleyOak3.0 Primary Assembly, whole genome shotgun sequence:
AAGGACTTCCGGTCCAACTCTTATGAGCCCAAACTTATTTAAAGGGTGGTctgaggaggaatgtctcctcggacgtgccAAATATGGACCAAGCATGCACCCTACCAACAATAAGGAATCACTCCAACGAATATTGGTAGCAGGGACAAGCCTCACAAGCTCGGGAGAAGGAAGAGAGTATAGGATGTCAAGGGAGAGATTACAgctaccgcattaaatgcagggaagctacttttctgactgcattaatgtggagaggacaggcgaacagtgttatCTTGGCcactacaactcacagaaaggtAGGGGAGATGTTTGATGGGACATGCACTCAtgtgaaggtccagatgatcaacaagtgtaagactCTGATGACTTTAaagaggctatataagagaagggaatccccatgaagaggggataggcaaaaaaggaaagaaagaacagaagagagagagaaagactggCCTTTGATCAGGAACAGAAGTGCACCCacacgtctcctcggaccgggTATCCAGTGGACATGAAGGAGATATTCTTACGTTCAATCGTTGCATGGCCCAAAGTTAACTAACATTCACTTCATTAGAGCCTggttctgtaacccgctctctacaaattcattgtctagggttcCTTGGGCCAGAATCACCTACCTGCTGGGTCTGGGCCCCAAAAATTGACCCTACAATCATTTATTGTCATTCATtcctttttaattaaatttcaaaatatgaggGTTTAGTTAGTTTAACTAATAAAatcttttatcctttttttttttttttaaattttaagtctCTTATCgttgaataagatatttgagattcaaattcagcttacaccaaaaaccaattagtatagtcttaatttgataataaagaacaattGTCATGAAGGACCCCATAGGTTGACAttctgtgaaaaaaaaaaaaaaaaaaacctaaagaattagttaaaattaaaaaaacacccacaaaaGGAAATACACAATATTCTTCTCTATTCTATTCATTTATGGTCTAACccattctattttatttcattcttttataaCCTCTCCTACATAGTTTTCAGTTACAAGAAAAAATactaacaataatttttctcGTCTCTTATCCATAGGTTAGCTTAACGCCAAGCCAAGTAATTAAACTCGTTCCTTGTGGAGTGTATGAAATTCTTATCACCATTAAACCAGCTCATAATTGACATTTTcaactctatttttttagtgCTTAGAATCTTCTATATGGGGAATTAGAATTTGAGTCCAAAGGGTAACTAACACTCAACAattcccatttaaaaaaaaaaaaaaaaaccctcaagaACAATGGCATGGATAACCGTAGTTTGGTTTCGTGATCAAAATGGTTGACAAAACATGCAATGATCATTTGAATTGGATAAATTATATATCAATTTCACTTCAATTTTCAGGAAATGATTCCTCCAAACAATGGATGAAATGACACTCTCCCCTGAAATTTGTATCAATGCAACAAATGTTCATATCCTTACATACTATAATTGTTGAATATTACCTTAAATTCctaatttattttggtttggGATTCATTGACGTAGAAGGAAATGTTTTTCCTTAGTGTAGAAGACAAGTAATTTACTTGGTGCAAAAGACATGGATTCTCCTTGACATAGAAGGAAAAATATTCcttattgtaaaaataatgtttattcTTTGTATATTAAGGAATATGATTAAAGTCTTATAAATAGGAACTATTACAAAGGGTTTAGTGGTTTTTACCCAAGGTTCCTCCCATTTGAGGAGACTAAAAGAACATGAATGGGTTTCTTCGAATAgtaatttggtagatttttGGAGTTAGAAAGAttatccgtgattatgtgttgagagtttgtttttttgtgagTGTAAGAGAGTTATTGGGTGTATTGGGGCTTTGGGTTTGTGAGTGTTGTTTGTGTGAGTTGTGAGTATTGTTTGTGTGAGTTGTGAGTGTTGATTAATGTTGTTGTAATCTATATCGATGATAGAGTATATATTGGTTGGTATTGTTTGTGGATGTAGGCATAGGGTTAGCTGAACCACGCTAAATATTATTGTCTCTTGTggatgttttattttcttgttcatATGAATGCACTTCTGCTTGccccaaattataataattgatgTTAGAGTTTCCGCTGTTGCAATATAGTAACTTTCTTaacaaaacattttatttaaaaaagataatcttttatatatatatatatatatatatatattaaaaaccaaaactcagagaaaatccaattagattttaattgaattctcaattttgcaccacatgtcccattaaatttttaatttttgtacaaagtgaattattgagtataaaaatcgaaaattccaaatccaattagattctaaaatTGGAGTACAATTTTGCGCTACATGTccatctaaaattttaatttttgtggcaagtaaattatttggtgcaaaaatcgaagagtctaaatccaattaaatcctaaattatatatatatatatatatatatatatatatataaaatgagaaaccattacatatttaagaaatatatggtttaaaaaagcTGTAAGCTActaccatatataatttttgaacaTCTTCTAAagaaatgtataatttgaaccgtGTAtatctatgcatatgcatgaggttaCACACTAGTTTATATAAACATCAAAGGAAGAGTATTTTAACCTCAACAAgggtgttattttatttttccctatgATCTAAGTAggaatctttcttttttaaaaatagtaaataaataaatattttgttaagaATTAGACATGAATTTATTCGttgtatttatttaattttttttgaaagttagTGATTTCAATCCCAATtaattgttagtttttttttttttcttgaagacATTAGGCCATGTGGTCGTCAGGTGgcatgaaagatttttttttttttttttttttattgacattGTTAGTCGTGTTAGCATTTTTCATACATTACTTAATGATAAAGACTATTTTAATACTATTCCAAAATGTTAGGAATTAAACTAATACATTTGAAATGTTAGAATTCATTTTGACACATAAGGCAAacattagggactaaaatagtaattaacccaaataaaaataagacaggatataatttttaaaaatttcataactTTAATGAATGGTAACTGATGAACCAGAAATTTATGGTCGTCATTACAAGGAAGATCGTCATTCACCCAGAGAAGATGTTACGCATTTATTACGCACATTGATGACGAAACGTAACAGACAGAGCAACGATCACAGAATGAGCTGTGATCTCCAGACAAAAATTCTGTAACACATTAGCCATTGAGCATAAATGTAGCACATCATTGCCCATTAATGAGACACGtaactataaaagagaagacaacaaaaattaaaggtaCACACAAATACTCTACGAAATCACTCtcaactcattttctctctGGAATCATTCTCCCTTATTGACTTAAACATCGGAAGTGGTCTGGCTGACGCCACACCGGCATGTTACTCTTCCTCTTAATTCATTTTGCAAGATTCTCATCCATAGAGACAACCCCATTCCTAGCATCGTCCATCTGTTACGACGAGGAGCTCAACTGTTGGTTTTTTGCATCATTAATAACTTATCttgatttgaatttattatCTTATGTAATGCTTGCACCCCATTTCACATGTTCTTAATTCCACTAGTGTGAGAGCACTCCTTTGTGAGACGTGGGTTGTATGTAATTGGTATATAAGAtactatatttttcttttgggacaaaaatataaatttacattaaaaaaaattctagaaatttgatatataaattgacaataaaaaaatctctttatGTATGAATATGATTTTTAACTTATTCAAACACACAGGAAGATGTTCGCATCACATGCTCACAGTACTAAAcaatgtttccaaaaaaaaaaaaaaaaaatattctaaacaATGCACTGAGGTGCTTAACCAGACAGCCACAACCAACACTTCCAATTTTGGCACTGGCCCAACCATTCCCATTAAAATGTATTTTCCCCTAAATGTTCCCATTCGCAGAATCGCATTGATGCTTTGCTTTACTTTAACATCTATGTCAGCAAAGCAGTTGAACAAACAAACAGTAAACTGCCAAAAGGTCCGACCAAAGTCTTGATCACTTTCCTCCACATCAGCTTTTAAAgtcctttttatatttttcaaccaaaccTCCTCCTCTGCTCAACACTGTCAAATTTTCACTCCCACCAGTCCTTGACAAACTCTCTTTCACAAGCTAAGCTACAAATGTCTCTGAATCTTTGCCCAATcatactcttcttcttcttcttcatcctcaCCATCTCTAGGGTTCGAGCCATAGGCATCAACTGGGGCAACACCGCCTCGCACCCTCTCCCACCGCCCAAGGTGGTGGAGCTCTTGAAGTCCAACAACATCACCAAAGTCAAGCTCTTTGATGCTGACCCACTTGTTCTTCCAGCGCTTTCTGGGTCCAATATTGGTGTCACTGTGGGCATTCCAAATTCTATGCTCAGAAGCTTTAACTCTTCCAAGAAGGCTGCAGAGAGTTGGGTACACGATAATGTCACTCGCTACTTCTCTAATGGAGGCAGTGGAGTTCGAATTGAGTATGTTTTtgacttctttctcttttcttgggctttGGCTCAATGGCGTTTAATTATATATTGCAATGAGATTCTTGGCCTTGGGTCATTTTTGGTTTTGCCTCTAATGCTTGGAAATGAAAatgttggatttattttttaatgagcaGAGGGTatctgggttttcttttctttgtttgtctTTCTGCTTGTATGTGTTCTTTGGAATCTTTTTGTTCCTCATCTTTCTTGTGGCTTTGGTTTGTTATCCTTTTCTTTAATGTGTCACCATACATGGTTGCTgtgtttttggtttggtttcttggacTATAGGTTTTTAGTCAATTTTGGATTTGTGGTGGAAATGTAGTTAGCCGATCCTTTGGTTTTGTCTCTAGTTGATTGAAAAAAGACCATGGGGAGTTAGGCTTTTCACATTAGTGCAGTTGTTGCAGAGCAAATGCTTGATGAACTTAAGGCACCTTAAAATCCATTGTCCTAGTCAATGGATTGACTGATAACACAGTAAtctgaaaagaaagagaaatggaCTATTAATTGATACTACCAATttggtaattatttttttaataaatgaatgGTAGTAACAATCATTTCTAACACTCCATTGAATATGCAAAATAGTCCATGAGATCGCTTCATTTGCTAGCTGATTGTGTTTGTAAACACTGTAATCAAACTATACGGATGCCAACATGTGTGGTTGAAAAGTTGGGAGCCTAGCTGGCAAATCTAGTACATTGTCAAAAATTGATGATTACTAATAATTACTAGTTCTAGTTCATTCATCATTTTTAATTAgcaaaattagcaaaaaaaaagttctagcTCATTTACTTTGTCATGTGaatatttttagtgaaattATGATTCCCTTGATTTTTTCAAGGGTGATGCACACTTTCATAATTAGAAAGTACTGTATTTCTTGCAGCTTTGATCTATTCAGACTGAAGCAGCGAACCTGCTAGGGCTTATGTTGAGTGACTGAGGGACAATAGGAGGAGAGGAAATATCAATTTGTTAACTTGAAGTTGCATTATTGTTTTACCTGGTACTTTGGCCCCGTTTTATTGTATTTGAAATGGAAAAAAGATGCTTACATAGTTACATGGCTGGACACTGTTAGGTAAAACTTGTATAGTTTGATTTATAATGGATGCTTTGACAGATACAAGTCATTGTACTTAGTAAAAACTGTTTGTCTTTTGCTTGCTAGGGGCATGAAATTGCCAGGTTTTGGTGTGTGCATGTTAGGATCACAAACCATTTAGAAATGATTGGTGAATGTGTAAGCTTGGAGTTCTGGCAGATAAACCCTTGTTGCCAGTCTCAGACTCTCAGTGCTCTGGCCCTTTGCAAGGTTAGTTTAGTAAAGTAGAACTATCACCTTTTTAAGACACAAGCTTTCCTCTGTGTAATGAAGTTTCAGGTCACAACTGCTGCCTATTTTCATCACTTCACCCTAATTGTTAATGGGTTTCATATTGATCTAGTTATGATCACTTAGGACTTAAGATTCTTAGGACGAGTTTGCTTCTGTGCTCCTCTTTATGTCACTATCCCCTCTCTCTGCATGTTGCATGTTTAGTCAGCGATGCAAATTAAGGACAAACTATTTAGGGCATGAGACTATTTTGAGCCTCTTATATTACCCCAGTAACTATTAGTATGAGTTTGTTGTTCTAACCAAAAGGTAAATTGGTTTTGCTTATCCATAAGGGTGTGGGCTCATCTTATTTATATAGCTACTAACCAGAGTATCTACAGGTATGTTGCTGTTGGAGATGAGCCATTTCTCCAACATTATGGTGAACAGTTCCATCCCTTTGTCATTGGAGCAGCCACAAACATCCAGGCAGCTTTGATCAAAGCAAACTTGGAAGGCAAGGTGAGGGTTGTGGTCCCTTGCAGTTTTGATGCCTTCCTGTCAGAATCCAACCTGCCCTCAAAGGGACACTTCAGGTCTGACCTCAACAAAACCATGATCCAGCTCCTCACATTTCTCAGTAAACATGGCTCACCATTCTTTGTGACCATCTCTCCATTTGTAACTATCCACCAAAACAAGAACGTTTCCCTTGCCTTTTCTCTGTTCAAAGAAACTGCTCACCCTCATAATGACAGCCACAAGACATACAAAAATAGCTTTGACTTAAGCTATGATACTCTTGTTAATGCATTATCGATTGTAGGATTTCCCAAAATAGATATTGTTGTGGCACAGATTGGTTGGCCTACAGATGGAGCAACAAACGCAACCCCATCCATTGCAGAGACATTCATGAAAGGCCTGATAAATCATCTTCATAGAAAATTGGGTACCCCACTTAGACCTCAGGATCCACCGATTGAAACATACATATATAGCCTGTTAGATGAGGACCAAAGAAGCATAACCACTGGAAATTTTGAGAGACACTGGGGAGTGTTTACTTTTGATGGCCAAGCCAAGTATCAGGTTGATTTTGGTCAGGGTTCAAAAAACCTAGTGAATGCACAAAATGTGGAGTATCTTCCATCCAAGTGGTGTGTTGTGAACAATAACAGAGACTTGTCTAATGCAAGTGCAAGAGCTTCAGAGGCATGTTCTGTTGCTGATTGCACTGCACTCTCTCCTGGTGGGTCTTGTTTCAATATCAGCTGGCCTGGGAATATATCATATGCGTTTAATAGCTACTATCAGCAGCATGATCAAAGGACAGACAGCTGTGACTTTGGAGGTTTGGGTTTAATCACAACTGTTGATCCATCAGTGGGAAATTGCAGATTTTCAGTAGAACTTCACACTTCTCAATCAGATTCACTTCATCGGGCCTGTTATTTCCAGTGGACAACCTTGCTAACAACCATTTTAGTATGTTTGCTCAGGTTTACATTGTAGGTATCTATATGTGAGGGGAATTTTTGTAGCTCTTTTATCTCCTCAGGTATATTGTTGTGGTTATGATCACAAGGTTAGGTTTTGTTTGTAAGTTTTCTTTCTATGACTCATGGTCCATTCTTGTTTCATGCATGTTCATCTTAAACTTTCGTGATTGAGTGtgattgaaacttgaaagattGTTCCTAGTTGAAATGAAATGTCTATTCAAATCTGCATCGTGGTCTATGATGGTTGACATTAGACATGAAtccttttcatcctttatgAACTGTTTGGCTGAGAAGATGAAATAAGGAGGACAGCAAAATGGGATCATTTCATTGGTGGGGCATTGTAGGAAAGACcaagtttttgtttgttggCTCCCCAATGATTCATCAagtttgaacatgtacaatcaaaTCATGAATGTTTACTGCAATAGCATTTAGATTGGAGACTTTGAAGTTCGTGCTAAACGCCTCTGACCTCCccctctaaaaaataaaaaaaaaaaaaaaaaaaattgttttctaggCTCTACTAGCTTTTAAACACCTTAAGAATTTGGCTATCTgtgttattgttattatcattactattattttttgatagatagACAGGGGGGGTGGGGAGGTGGAGTTTGAATCATAGACATggaatactaaaaaaaatgtcattactATTGAACTGTCATTGGCACTCTTTATTCATGTTATTGAGTTATCTTATTTAAACCAAACAGTAAACTGTTTACTATGAGAACTTCAACTAAGTTACAAGGACACTCAAAATTCTTTCGATGACGGTATCTGTTTATGAGGAAAAGTTAAGCCCAAATACTCAATATTTGTGAAGATCATCTCTCCTTTTTGAGGATGTAGGGtctctctctcaagtttttattttgacaatttCGTGAAATTGGTAAAATTAATACAAAAGAAGGTGGTAAAATTAGATGCTAAAAGGGATGGTTGAGTGGTTCTGGATTCTTGCTTGGGTTTATACTTAGGACCAATATCATGATAAATTAGCAATTATTCCAAAAATTTGAactattaagaaaatataaacttaATCATTCAACTATTATTCTAAGAAAAACTAATTATAAAGTATTTATTCTTTCTAAATTATGAATCAAATCTGAAATTCCAGAATGAAATTTCTGATTAGAATTATAAAGAACTACATCTCATTCCCATGGAGTGTTATGTCTTGGAAAATGGTTCATACTTGTACGATATGTACTGAGTTAGTTCTGAGTCTGTTGACTAACTAAATATTTCAATACCaatcaataacttattatttgtGTAACTTACTTGTTGTAGGGATAAACAACCCAGAAATGTGTATTGGGCCGTGGGTCATGTTCGAGGACATTTAGTAGTCTAAGGACAGGTATTCGTTTATGAGGAAGTATGAGTTAGTGAGTTACGGACGGATTACGGTCATAAGGGTTTGGTAAGGCAGTCAAAGGAGAAATGCCTCCCCGGCTTAACAGAGAAGAGGTCAAAAAGGTTGACCTGCCATCAAGAGCAATGCTCAAAGCAATTCTACTAGTAAGGATAAACATCAGGAGGGAATAAGGCAAAGAGAAGTTAAGAAATATCTAAAGGAAAGCTGCAAagaccgcattaaatgctctgtaactaactctctggctgcattaatgtggaggtgatacttgaacagtaaTATATAGCCTTACAACTACCACCAAAGACTTGAGGAAGGTGTTGATGGGATAAGGATCAAAGCAAGCAACTTGACCAACACGTGGAGGGTGGAGATGAAGCAAAAAAGGGGGATATAAGGATGAAAGACACCATTATAGAGTGGGGCATCTGAGAATctgtagaaagaaaaagactgTAGCACTaagaattataatta
Protein-coding regions in this window:
- the LOC115990045 gene encoding glucan endo-1,3-beta-glucosidase 9, whose protein sequence is MSLNLCPIILFFFFFILTISRVRAIGINWGNTASHPLPPPKVVELLKSNNITKVKLFDADPLVLPALSGSNIGVTVGIPNSMLRSFNSSKKAAESWVHDNVTRYFSNGGSGVRIEYVAVGDEPFLQHYGEQFHPFVIGAATNIQAALIKANLEGKVRVVVPCSFDAFLSESNLPSKGHFRSDLNKTMIQLLTFLSKHGSPFFVTISPFVTIHQNKNVSLAFSLFKETAHPHNDSHKTYKNSFDLSYDTLVNALSIVGFPKIDIVVAQIGWPTDGATNATPSIAETFMKGLINHLHRKLGTPLRPQDPPIETYIYSLLDEDQRSITTGNFERHWGVFTFDGQAKYQVDFGQGSKNLVNAQNVEYLPSKWCVVNNNRDLSNASARASEACSVADCTALSPGGSCFNISWPGNISYAFNSYYQQHDQRTDSCDFGGLGLITTVDPSVGNCRFSVELHTSQSDSLHRACYFQWTTLLTTILVCLLRFTL